A region from the Falco rusticolus isolate bFalRus1 chromosome 4, bFalRus1.pri, whole genome shotgun sequence genome encodes:
- the IP6K2 gene encoding inositol hexakisphosphate kinase 2 isoform X1 has protein sequence MSPAFGAMEVEHYSKGVLLEPFVHQVGGHSCVLRFNDKTICKPLIQREHQFYETLPTEMRKFTPQYEGVVSVSFEEDEDGNLCLIAYPLNGDHDNLENLDNSDCEPKSKLLRWTNKKTMLLENEKISKEWVRQHRKEEKMKSHKLEEEFEWLKKSEVLYYTVEKKGNVSSQFKHHNPWSMKCHQQQLQRMKENAKHRNQYKFILLENLTSRYEVPCVLDLKMGTRQHGDDASEEKKANQIRKCQQSTSAVIGVRVCGMQVYQAGTGQLMFMNKYHGRKLSVQGFKEALYQFFHNGKYLRRELFESVIKKLTELKAVLEKQESYRFYSSSLLIIYDGKERQEVAVDSDPEDLEDLSEESSDESAGAYAYKPTASTVDVRMIDFAHTTCKYYGEDSVVHEGQDTGYVFGLQNLIDIIKEIRDESSE, from the exons ATGAGCCCAGCATTTGGAGCTATGGAAGTGGAGCACTATTCCAAGGGAGTTCTGCTCGAGCCTTTTGTCCACCAGGTTGGAGGACACTCCTGTGTCCTCCGGTTTAATGACAAGACCATCTGTAAACCCCTTATTCAGAGGGAACACCAGTTCTATGAGACTCTCCCAACAGAAATGCGTAAATTCACTCCGCAATATGAGG GTGTGGTGTCGGTGAGCTTTGAAGAGGATGAAGATGGAAACTTGTGTCTAATAGCATATCCATTAAATGGGGACCATGATAACTTAGAAAACTTAGATAATTCTGACTGTGAACCCAAAAGTAAGCTGTTGCGATGGACTAACAAAAAGACAATGTTGTTAGAAAATGAGAAGATATCTAAGGAATGGGTCCGACAGCataggaaagaggaaaaaatgaaaag TCACAAATTGGAGGAAGAATTTGAGTGGCTGAAGAAATCTGAAGTCTTGTATTACACTgtagagaaaaaaggaaatgtcagtTCACAGTTTAAACACCATAATCCTTGGAGCATGAAATGTCACCAGCAGCAGTTACAGCGGATGAAGGAAAACGCAAAACACCGGAATCAATATA AATTCATTTTGCTGGAAAACCTAACATCTCGATATGAAGTACCGTGTGTGTTGGACCTTAAGATGGGAACCCGACAGCATGGAGATGATGCATCAGAAGAGAAGAAGGCTAATCAGATTCGCAAGTGTCAGCAGAGTACATCAGCTGTTATTGGAGTACGAGTTTGTGGCATGCAG GTCTACCAGGCAGGCACTGGCCAGCTAATGTTCATGAACAAATACCACGGAAGAAAACTCTCAGTCCAAGGATTTAAAGAAGCACTTTACCAGTTCTTTCATAACGGCAAATACCTGCGCAGGGAACTCTTTGAATCTGTCATTAAAAAACTGACTGAACTCAAGGCTGTCCTAGAGAAACAGGAGTCTTACCGCTTCTATTCGAGCTCCTTGCTGATAATTTATGATggaaaggaaaggcaggaggTTGCTGTCGACTCAGACCCAGAGGACTTAGAGGACCTTTCAGAGGAGTCTTCAGATGAGTCAGCAGGAGCATATGCCTACAAACCAACTGCTAGTACTGTTGATGTCCGTATGATAGACTTTGCCCATACAACCTGCAAATACTATGGAGAAGATAGTGTGGTGCATGAGGGCCAAGATACGGGTTATGTTTTTGGACTTCAGAATTTAATAGatattattaaagaaataagaGACGAAAGTAGCGAATAA
- the IP6K2 gene encoding inositol hexakisphosphate kinase 2 isoform X2, whose translation MHSKRLPCHFSNSKLSVSFLSSGVVSVSFEEDEDGNLCLIAYPLNGDHDNLENLDNSDCEPKSKLLRWTNKKTMLLENEKISKEWVRQHRKEEKMKSHKLEEEFEWLKKSEVLYYTVEKKGNVSSQFKHHNPWSMKCHQQQLQRMKENAKHRNQYKFILLENLTSRYEVPCVLDLKMGTRQHGDDASEEKKANQIRKCQQSTSAVIGVRVCGMQVYQAGTGQLMFMNKYHGRKLSVQGFKEALYQFFHNGKYLRRELFESVIKKLTELKAVLEKQESYRFYSSSLLIIYDGKERQEVAVDSDPEDLEDLSEESSDESAGAYAYKPTASTVDVRMIDFAHTTCKYYGEDSVVHEGQDTGYVFGLQNLIDIIKEIRDESSE comes from the exons ATGCATTCTAAAAGGCTTCCTTGTCACTTCAGCAATTCAAAGCTGTCTGTGTCCTTTCTCTCTTCAGGTGTGGTGTCGGTGAGCTTTGAAGAGGATGAAGATGGAAACTTGTGTCTAATAGCATATCCATTAAATGGGGACCATGATAACTTAGAAAACTTAGATAATTCTGACTGTGAACCCAAAAGTAAGCTGTTGCGATGGACTAACAAAAAGACAATGTTGTTAGAAAATGAGAAGATATCTAAGGAATGGGTCCGACAGCataggaaagaggaaaaaatgaaaag TCACAAATTGGAGGAAGAATTTGAGTGGCTGAAGAAATCTGAAGTCTTGTATTACACTgtagagaaaaaaggaaatgtcagtTCACAGTTTAAACACCATAATCCTTGGAGCATGAAATGTCACCAGCAGCAGTTACAGCGGATGAAGGAAAACGCAAAACACCGGAATCAATATA AATTCATTTTGCTGGAAAACCTAACATCTCGATATGAAGTACCGTGTGTGTTGGACCTTAAGATGGGAACCCGACAGCATGGAGATGATGCATCAGAAGAGAAGAAGGCTAATCAGATTCGCAAGTGTCAGCAGAGTACATCAGCTGTTATTGGAGTACGAGTTTGTGGCATGCAG GTCTACCAGGCAGGCACTGGCCAGCTAATGTTCATGAACAAATACCACGGAAGAAAACTCTCAGTCCAAGGATTTAAAGAAGCACTTTACCAGTTCTTTCATAACGGCAAATACCTGCGCAGGGAACTCTTTGAATCTGTCATTAAAAAACTGACTGAACTCAAGGCTGTCCTAGAGAAACAGGAGTCTTACCGCTTCTATTCGAGCTCCTTGCTGATAATTTATGATggaaaggaaaggcaggaggTTGCTGTCGACTCAGACCCAGAGGACTTAGAGGACCTTTCAGAGGAGTCTTCAGATGAGTCAGCAGGAGCATATGCCTACAAACCAACTGCTAGTACTGTTGATGTCCGTATGATAGACTTTGCCCATACAACCTGCAAATACTATGGAGAAGATAGTGTGGTGCATGAGGGCCAAGATACGGGTTATGTTTTTGGACTTCAGAATTTAATAGatattattaaagaaataagaGACGAAAGTAGCGAATAA